A genome region from Halococcus hamelinensis 100A6 includes the following:
- a CDS encoding helix-turn-helix domain-containing protein, giving the protein MTVIMDVTVPAEDFELGRSLQPTEAGARCELERMIPTTDRIVPYFWVYDTDAKTLEAALSADENVLEVTLLDEYDDQALFRIAWPTDVDELVQILNHHEAAILEAIGTSHRWNFQLRFPDTADISAFRADCEQASVRLDLKRLSHPSEPENDASGLTPLQRETLLSALEAGYFDIPRRITTEELAETLGISDQALNERLRRGHSTILTSLLVAEASN; this is encoded by the coding sequence ATGACCGTCATCATGGACGTTACCGTGCCCGCCGAGGATTTCGAGCTCGGGCGCTCCCTTCAGCCCACCGAAGCGGGGGCACGGTGTGAACTCGAACGCATGATTCCTACTACCGACCGGATCGTGCCGTACTTCTGGGTTTACGATACCGACGCGAAGACACTCGAAGCAGCACTCTCGGCCGATGAGAACGTTCTCGAAGTCACGCTCCTCGACGAGTACGACGACCAAGCTCTCTTCCGAATCGCGTGGCCAACCGATGTCGACGAACTGGTTCAGATACTCAACCATCACGAAGCCGCGATACTCGAAGCCATCGGAACGTCCCATCGCTGGAACTTCCAGCTGCGCTTCCCCGATACGGCGGATATCTCCGCGTTCCGCGCCGACTGTGAGCAAGCCAGCGTACGACTCGACCTCAAACGGCTCTCCCATCCAAGCGAGCCGGAGAACGACGCCTCGGGATTGACACCCCTCCAGCGCGAGACGTTGCTTTCGGCGCTCGAAGCCGGTTATTTCGACATTCCACGACGGATCACCACCGAAGAACTCGCCGAAACCCTGGGTATCTCCGACCAAGCGCTCAACGAACGTCTCCGGCGAGGCCATTCGACGATCCTCACGTC